TACTTCGCCAGCCGCGCCGCGGCGATGGGCCAGGTCGGAGCGGGGGCAGTCACCGCGACCTTCTACAGCTTCAGCCCCAGCCTGATCGCCCATTTCGTCCCGCGCGTCTGGACGCTCGCCACGCCGGAGGCCGTGCTGGAGGCCCGGCTCGCCGCGGTCGACGAGATCTACCGCAGGCTGTTCGGCGACGAGACGCTCGCGTCCGCCGAGGTCGCCGAAGCGGCCGCGCTCGCGCGCGAAGCCACCGAGGGCTGCCGCCCGGAGGGACGCCCGCTCTACGCCGCCCACGCGGACCTCGCTTGGCCGGAACAGCCGCACCTCGCGCTGTGGCACGCGATCACCCTGCTGCGCGAGCACCGCGGGGACGGACACGTCGCGGCGCTGACCACGAACGGCCTGCCCGGCCTCGAAGCGCTGGTCACGCACAGCGCGACGGCGAACGGCACCCCGCCGGACGCCGCCAAGCGCACCCGCGGCTGGAGCGACGAGGAGTGGGACGAGGCCGCGACCCGGCTGACCGTCGACGGAATCCTCGACGCGGACGGCGCGCTCACCGAGCGCGGCCAGGAACTGCGCGAACGCGTCGAGACGGCGACGAACGCGGCGGCGCGGGGCCCGTGGCAGCACCTCGGCGAGGAGAAGACGGCCCGGCTGGAGCAGCTGTGCGCTCCGCTCAGCCGCCGGGTGATCGAGGCGGGCGCGATCCCGAGCGCGGCCTTCCGGGCCTGATCCGCGAAACGATCGGGAACTGCCCGGGATCACGCTTTGTAGTGAACAATTGCGCACATCGGACGTGATGGTGACCGTAATCGCATCAGAGAGTGATCAATTCCGGATTGTTTTCCAGTCCGGTTGTCACTCACCGGACTCGCGGCGGAACGCCGATCGGGGCATGCCACACTGGTGCCTGCCCGACACGCCGGTCCGGAGCGCACCGAGAGTGAGCGTCGCGCGTTTTGCGGAGCCGCACCGCCGGAACACTGCGCAATCCGGGTGGCTTGGGTTATTCCGGAGCACCCTTGCCACGATGATGGAGGGCGAGGAATCCTGACCATCGGACCGCAGTACCCGCCCATTGACCACAAGTCGACATCTACCGAATATCTACGCAGCGCGCTTTGACCATTACCCCTTGTAACGCCATGATGGTGTTCGTAGCTTCGCCGAAGCCAGAACAGCGCGGCGTCCGCCGTGCACCGGGAGTATCGCGATGACCAGCATGACCGCCCTCGAGACTTTTGTGGCCGAAGGGATCAGCACCGGCAACGTCCGGACCTGGCTGCTCGACAACATCATCCCGCTCGTGCTGCTCGCGGTGGCTCTGCTCCTGCTGTGGCTCGGCGGCGGCAAGGGCGACAACGCGGGCGTCATGCGGCGGCTCGCCGGCGTGGTCATCGCGCTCGCGATCATCGGTCTCGCGGTCAGCGGCGCGGGCGTGAACGTGGGCCAGTGGATCGCCGGCCTGTTCACCGGCTGAGGCGGGGCTGGCGTGCGGATCAGGACCGATGACGAGGTGTACCGGGTCGATGCCGTGTGGCTCGGCCCGCCGAAGGCGACTTTTCCCTGGCGAGCCCGCTACGTGGCCTGGCTCGTCGGCATTCCGGTCTTCCTGGTCGTGCTCACCGTGGAGCGGTGGGTCGGCTGGAGTTTCGGGTTTTTCTCCACGGCGTGGGCGTTCGTGGCCACGATCGTGATCACCCGGCTGATCACCGCCAAGATCAGCCACGAGCGTCCGCTGGGCGCGGTGATCGCGATGATGGGCCAGGAACTGCGGACGCCGAGGGAGCGGACCTCGGGCGAGGGCGGCGCGGTGAGCGCCAGCCGGGTCCGGGTGCGGGCGGAGCGCCCGCTGCCGAAGCACAAGAGAAGGCGGCAGTACCAGCACCGCGACCCCCGTCGCGGTGCTGGCGCGAGTGCCGGGAAACAGGGAGCACCACGAGCGCGCCGGAGCCGCCCCGCGGCTCGGGCCGGGAGGTAGTCGTTGTTCGGTCGCGGCGGAAGCCGAGGGAAGCGGGAGCAAGACGTTCCTGCCGGCGCGTGGAACGCGCCTTCGCAGGGCCGTCCGCCGTCCGGCGGCACGAAGTCCGGCGGCAAGGGCCGCAGGCTGCCCGGCGAGCAGGCGATACCGGCGTACACGCCGTCGATCGCCGCGCGCAGCATCGACGGGCATCTGCTGCGGACCGGGTACGAGGTGTACGCCTGGTACCGGCTCGCGCCGCAGCGCTGGTCGTTCCGTTCCGATTCGCAGCGCCGCGACCTGATCGCGGCCATCGCGGGCCAGTACGCCGAACTGCAGGGCCGCTGGCTGCACCTGCGCGTCACCAACCGGCCGTACCCGATCCGGATGTGGGCCGAGGCGCACGTGCACAACGCGGTCGGCAGGCCGAACGACGTGCCGGGCGCGCTGTCGTTCGACGACTACCTGATCGGCGAGCAGCAGCAGCTGATGGGCCGCTCGATGGCGGAGAAAGAGGTCTACCTCGGCGTCCAGGTGCAGACCCGGCGCATGGTGGACCGCGCGGTCGAACGCGCCGCGCCGGTGCTGCGCCGGATCCTGCCCGAGGCGGTCGACGCCGAACTGGCCGCGCTCGACTCCGAGATCGAGCACCTCGACCAGGTCATCGGCAGCGCCGGGCTGGAAGGCCGTCCGGTGCACGCCGAGGAGATGTCCTGGCTGATGCACCGTTCGTGCTCGCTGGGCCTGCCCGCGCCGCGCAACATGCCCGCGGTGCCGGGAGCGGCGTGGGAGCCCGAGGACCTCGCCAGCTTCACCGACGCGGCTGATTTCCACGCCGACCCGTACGCGCCCACGGTCACCGTGCGCGGCCGCACCGGGTCGAACGCCGGGGTGTCGCGGCATCTCGCGGTGCTCACCGTCGGCCAGATGCACGGTCTGCAGATCCCCGAGGTCGACGACCCGTGGATCCAGCACGCGGACCGGCTGCCGGCGGCGGTCGAGGTGTCCGCGCGGATCTACGTGCGGCGTCCGGAAGAGGTGTCCGGCGAACTGCAGCGGCAGATGAACAAGGTCCGCTCGCAGGTCAAGCACTACACCGACGAGCACGAGCTGGAACCGCCGCAGTCGCTGGCCCGCCAGGCCGGCCGGGTGCTGGAGATCGACGACGAGATGACGTCGGGCTTCACCGCGCTGGCCACGCGCGTGCGGTCGTGGTGGCGCCTGGCGGTGTCCGGCCCGACCGAGCGCGACGCGCTGCGGCTGGCCCAGCAGCTGCTGGACCTGTACAAGCCGAAGATCGCCATCGAGCATCCGGAGGCGCAGTACGCGATGGCCCGGGAGTTCATCCCGGGCGAACCGCTGGCCTCGGGCGCGTACATGCGCCGCGGTTCGGTGGTGTGGACGGCTTCCGCGGTGCCCACCGCGACCGCGGAGGTCGGCGACCGGCGCGGCATCCTGCTCGGCGAAACCGTCACCGCGACGCGGCGGCCGGTGGCCTGGGACCCGTGGATGGCACAGGAAATCCGCGACGGATCGGGCCTCACCGCGATGGTCGCCGGCCTCGGCGGCGGCAAGTCGTTCCTCGGCGGCGGCATCGTCTACAAGACGCTGCGGGCCGGGGCGCACTGGACGATCCTCGACCCGTCCGGCCCGCTCTCGCGGCTGTGCGAGCTGCCGGAGATCCGGCCGTACGCGCGGCCGATCAACCTGCTCAACGCCCAGCCGGGCATCCTCAACCCGTACCGCGTGGTCGCCGATCCGCTGATCGAGCACTTCATGGACGAGGACGATCCGGAACGCTCGTGGCGGCGCGAAAAAGCGCTGGCCGGGGCGACCCGGCGCCGCCTCGTCCTCGACGTGCTCACCGGCGTGCTGCCGTACGAGGTGTCGCGGATGGCGCAGACCCGGATCGTGCTGCTGCGCGCGGTGCGCGCGGTCGGCGGCCGGTTCGACGCCGACCCGGGCCAGGTCATCGACGCGCTGCGGCGGGATTCGAGCGAGCACCACGAGCACGCGGTCGTGGTCGCGGACTTCCTCGACGAAATGCGCGAGCGGATGGCGCTGCTGATCCCGGAAACCGACGCGGACCCGTACGCGGAGACCCGCGACGACCGGATGACCGTGCTGACCATGGCGGGGCTGACGCTGCCGAAGGACGGCGTGCCGCGCGAGTACTGGACCGACGCGGAATCGCTCGGCGTGGAAATGCTGAACCTCGCGGCGTGGCTGACCCAGCGGTCGGTGTACGAGAAGCCGAAGGAACTGCGCAAGGGCGTCTGGATCGACGAGGCGTTCTTCCTGTCCGAGGTGCCGACCGGGCGCGTGCTGATGAACCGGTTCGCCCGCGACTCGCGGAAGTGGAACGTCCGGGTGCTGCTGTCCTCGCAGATCCCGGCGGACTTCCTGAAGATCCAGGGTTTCGTGGCGCTGCTGGACTCGGTGTTCGTCGGCCGGCTGGACGACGACGACGCCCAGGCCGACGCGCTGCGGCTGCTGAAGGTGCCGGTCGGCGTGGGTTACGAGCAGGTCGTCGCCGCGCTCGGCCGCCGCCCCGGCGCCCAGCGCGGGCTGGAACGCGACATGGAGCCCCGGCAGTTCATCTTCGGCGACGGGGCAGGCGGCGTGGAACGCATCCGTGTCGACTTCTCCGGACCGCATCTCGACTCGCTGCGCGCGGCCATGGACACCACCCCGGGCTCGCCCGACGCGCGCGGCAAAGCCGGCAAGGAACTCGTGGCACCCCGCGAGGACGAGCCGAAGCCGCACGTCCCCGCCCCACCGGAGGACGACGAGCTGGAACACGATTTCGAACTCCAGGCGGAACTCGAGGTCGGTCTCGCCGACGAGCAGCTGCTGGGCTCGCCGGACCCGCTCGCGTCCGAAACCGGCGAGGTGGAGGGTGCAGTGCGCAACGGACGGCAGGAGGACCGGCACGCCCGCGCCGGCGGCAAGGGCGGCGGCACCGGCAGGGATGCCGCATGACCCCCGGTGATCCGGGCCGGCCCGCGCCGGCCGTGAGGAGGCCTGCGTGAACACCGTCTTCACGCTGGCGTTCGTCCTCGCGTTCGCCGCCGGCTGGCACGCGCTGCGCAAACGCGTCAAGGAGGGCCCCAAGCCGGGCGGCCGCCGCCCGAGCAGGCGCGCGTCGCTGCTGGCCGTGGTGGCGGTGATCGGGCTGCAGACGGTGCTGTTCGCCCCCTCGGCGAACGCGGCGGCCTGCGGGGAATCGCCGAACCCGGAACGGCCGGGGGCGGGCATGGTCGGCGCCCTCGATCCGCCGGAGGGCCACGGCGAACCCCAAAGCGCCTACATCGACTACAGCTACGCGGGCATGGTCTGGAACACCTACCAGACCAACTGCACCGCGCTCTCCGCCATCGCGTCCCCCAGCTCGACCATCGACACCTGGGCCGGGAACCAGCTGTTCAACGTCGGCAAGAACATCGTCGGCGCCACGAACTCGCTGCACTACACCGTCCTCGAGGGCGGGCTGCTGAACCCGATCTACAACGCGGTCAAGTCGGGCGCGGAGAAGGTGTACAACAACATCTACGCGCAGCTGTTCGGCCTGGTCGCGCTGATCTTGTCGATCATGCTGTTCCGCAACATCTGGCGCGGTGACCTCGCCGGGGTCAGCAAGCGGGCGCTTTACGCGATGGCGGGGGTCTGGCTGGCGGCCTCGTCGCTGGCGATGCTGCGGTATTTCGATCCGATCGACAAAGCGATCGTCCAGACGACCACCAACATCCAGGCGGGCTTCGTCGATTCGTCGCAGGACCGGATCGTGCGTGACATCCTGCCCACGGACCTGCACAACCAGGTCGTCTACGACAACTGGCTGCGCGGCGAGTTCGGCTCGCCCACCGCTCCGCAAGCCCAGCAATACGGCAGGCCGCTCCTGGACGCGCAGGCGTTCACCCGCGACCAGCTGGTGAACGGCGACGACGGGAAGCAGAACGTCGTCGACGCGAAAAAGGCCGCCTTCAAAGACATCTCCACCAAACTCGGCCCGGCCACCGGCTACTTCACCGGCGAGGCGGGCGGCCGCACCGGCGCCGGGTTCCTCGCGCTGGGCCAGAGCCTCGTCTATTCGCTCTTCCAGCTGCTGGCCAAGGCGTCCGTGCTGCTCGCGCAGGTGCTGATCCGCCTGTTCGCGCTCACCGCGCCGCTCATCGGCCTGGTCGCGCTGCTGAACCCGGAGATCCTGCGCCGCGTGCTCAAGGTCGCCGGCGGCATCGCGTTCAACCTGGTCGTGCTGTCGGTGCTGGCCGGCGTGCACGCGCTGCTGCTGCAGGCGATCTTCGCCGCGGGCGACGGGCTCAACCTGCTCACCAAGATGGTCCTCGCCGGGCTCATCACCGTGCTGCTGTTCCTGGTCGGACGGCCGGTGCGGCGGCTGTGGCAGATGGTCGAGATGTCGGTCAGCATGGTCGGCGGCGCGGTGCCGACGCCCGGCGGCGGCCTGTTCTCCCGGTTCCGTCGCAAGAACGAGCCGACGCCGCAGGACCAGTTCTGGCAGAACGTCCGCGACACCGACGACGTCGTGGACGGCGACCAGCGCGGCCCGATCGGCGCGACCGTCGGCGGCGGCCGCTACCGGCCCGAGGCGGCGGTGTTCGCCAGCTCGCAGCGGCTCGACAACGGCTCGCGCGCGGCCCGTCCCGCGGCGGCCTGGTCCGGTGCTCCGTGGCCGGGCGCGGTCGGTCCCGCGCAGTCCGCCGCGGGTGCGCTGCCCGCGGGCGGCGGGGGAGGTGCGCCGGTGTTCGGCCAGTACCACCCGGTCGCCGGTGCGCCCGGCGACTACGTGATGGCGGGCGCGCGGTGGCCGGTCAAGGAAAGCCGGCAGGTCGACACGTCCCCGGTCGCCGACCGGCGGTGGAGCGACGAGCCGGAACCGGTGGTCGTCCCGTCGCGGATGGCCGCGCCGGACCGCGGGTACTCGGCCCCGGCCCCGGACCAGCCCGGGTTCACCGTGCCCACGCAGGGCATCCGGGCCCAGCCGCGCCGGGTGGATCCCGAGGTCGTGGCCGGGAAACCGGTGTTCGTGCTGTACCGCCCGTCGCGCGGCATCGAGGTCCGCGACACCGACCAGGTCATGGGGCGGTGACCGATGCCGATCCGCACCAACCGCGGCCGGACCGCGGTCTACCGCCGCCTGTGGGGGTTCCCGCTCCGCTCGCCCCGGCACCTCGTGGGCACGCTGGTGTTCCTCGCCGTGGTGATCACCGCGCTGGGTGTCGGCCTGCCCAAGGTCCTGGGCAAACCCGCGTCCGCGCATCCGGGCGCGGCTCCGAGTTCGTCAGCTGGTCCGCGCACCGGCGTCGCGGCCCCGGTGCCGAGCACGCAAACCCTGCCGACCCGGCTGTCGCAGCCGCTGGTCACGCCGACGTCGGCGGCGCCGAGCCCGGAGGCGCTGAACGTCGCCAAGCAGTGGGCGACGGCCTGGGTGCGTCATCCGGCGGGCATCTCGAACGCCAACTGGCTCAACGGGATGCGCGGGCTCACCACCGACGAGTACCTGCCGGTCATGTCCACAGTGGACCCGGCGAACATCCCGGCCACCAAGGTCACCGGCGAGCCGACCGTCACGCAGTCCTACTCCAGTTCGGTCAAGGTCGTGGTCCCCACCGACGGTCCGAAACTCAGCATCACCGTGGTGCTCACCAGCGCGGGGTGGCGAGTGTCGGACTATGACCAGGCGAGCTGACCGTGAAGCTGGCCATTCTCGTCTCGGTGGTGATCGCCGCCGTTTTCGCCACGGTGCTCACCACCAACGTCGTGCAGAAGGCGGTGACCGACCAGCAGCAGGCGGCGGCCGGCGGGGTCGCGCTGACCTCGTGCGACGCCGCGATCGGCCCCACCCAGCCCGGGCAGCCGGAGCAGGGCGGGGCGGACGCCGCCGAACTCGACCAGGAGTCGCGCGGCACGGTGTCGCTGATCATCGCGATCGGCAAGCAGCGCAGCCTCTCGCCGCGCGCGTGGCAGGTCGCGATCCAGGCCGGGATGACCGAATCGCGGCTGCACAACGTGAACTACGGCGACCGCGATTCGCTCGGCATCTTCCAGATGCGCCCGTCGATGAACTGGGGCACCCCGGCCCAGGTCACCGACCCGAACTACGCGATCAACAAATTCTTCGACGTGCTGCTCGGCGTCCCGGACTGGGAGAATTTGCGTCCCGGCGACGCGGCGCAGCGCGTCGAGCGGTCCGGTTTCCCGGACCGCTACCACCGGTGGGAGGCCATGGCGGCCACGCTGGTGCAGAACATGGGCCAGGTCGCCGACGTGGTCGGCTGCGGGCAGGGCATGGGAGCCGCGCTGCCGCCGAGCCAGGCCGCGGCGCAGGCGATCAAGTTCGCGCTCGGCGAGCAGGGCAAGCCCTACGTCTGGGGCGCGACCGGCCCGGATTCGTACGACTGTTCCGGCCTGATGCTGCGCGCCTACGAGTCGGCGGGCGTGATCCTGCCGCGCGTGTCGAAGGACCAGTACAAGGCGGGCGCGATGCTGCCGGTGCGGGAAGCCCAGCCCGGTGACTTGATCTTCCTCGCCACCGACCCGGCCGACCCGACGACCATCCACCACGTCGCGATGTACCTGGGCGACGGCAAGATCGTCGAGGCCCAGCAGACCGGCGTGCCGGTGCACGTGCGGCCGTTCTCGTTCGACGAGCACGAAGTCGTCCCGCAGGCGGTGCGCCCCGGCGTCTAGCATGGGTGCGGGAGGCACCGGCTCTTGACCCGCGGATGCCCAGTTGCCGCGGGTCCGGATTCACCCCGAAGTCGCGGCCTGTCCACGAGCACGTGGCCGCGCGCTGGCAGAGGATGGCACACGTGGCACGGAAATTCGGCAAGCGAGGCAAAGCAGGCCAGAGCGAGCCCCAGGACCCGGCGGCGCTGTTCGGCGCACCGCAGCCGCCGCGCCAGTCCGCGCACCCCGCGTCCAGCACCCCGCTGGCGGATTTGCTGAACCAGGGAATGCCCGGCGTCGACGGCGGGTACGTCGTCCTGCCGCGCTCCCTGGCGGAGGGCATGTCGCTTCCGTGGCAACAGCAGCTGGCGGCTCTGCTGGCCCAGTTCCACGCCGAGCACGCCCGGCTGTCGTGGCCGGTGTACCGCGTGGTCCCGTCCCGCTACGAGCGCCTGGTGGATCTCGACGAGGAACAGCTCGCGGAGGCGGGCTACCTGGTGGAGATGGACGCCGAAGGCGAGATGGTCTACCGGGAACGGAGCGGCCGCAAGGTCCAGGACCCGGACCGTACGACGGTGCTGGTCTCCTGCCTGGACCCGATTCCCCGCCCGGCCGCCGCTGGTCCGGTCCCTTCGGGGGAGGCACCGCCGATGGGCCCGTTGGCCGCGGCGGTCCCGATGAACATCGGACCTGCCCCGGTTTGGCGCTCGGCCGGGGAGGCTGGTGCGGCGGCCCGTCCGCCGGAAGACGTCGGGCGGGCCAC
The nucleotide sequence above comes from Amycolatopsis sp. AA4. Encoded proteins:
- a CDS encoding ATP-binding protein encodes the protein MFGRGGSRGKREQDVPAGAWNAPSQGRPPSGGTKSGGKGRRLPGEQAIPAYTPSIAARSIDGHLLRTGYEVYAWYRLAPQRWSFRSDSQRRDLIAAIAGQYAELQGRWLHLRVTNRPYPIRMWAEAHVHNAVGRPNDVPGALSFDDYLIGEQQQLMGRSMAEKEVYLGVQVQTRRMVDRAVERAAPVLRRILPEAVDAELAALDSEIEHLDQVIGSAGLEGRPVHAEEMSWLMHRSCSLGLPAPRNMPAVPGAAWEPEDLASFTDAADFHADPYAPTVTVRGRTGSNAGVSRHLAVLTVGQMHGLQIPEVDDPWIQHADRLPAAVEVSARIYVRRPEEVSGELQRQMNKVRSQVKHYTDEHELEPPQSLARQAGRVLEIDDEMTSGFTALATRVRSWWRLAVSGPTERDALRLAQQLLDLYKPKIAIEHPEAQYAMAREFIPGEPLASGAYMRRGSVVWTASAVPTATAEVGDRRGILLGETVTATRRPVAWDPWMAQEIRDGSGLTAMVAGLGGGKSFLGGGIVYKTLRAGAHWTILDPSGPLSRLCELPEIRPYARPINLLNAQPGILNPYRVVADPLIEHFMDEDDPERSWRREKALAGATRRRLVLDVLTGVLPYEVSRMAQTRIVLLRAVRAVGGRFDADPGQVIDALRRDSSEHHEHAVVVADFLDEMRERMALLIPETDADPYAETRDDRMTVLTMAGLTLPKDGVPREYWTDAESLGVEMLNLAAWLTQRSVYEKPKELRKGVWIDEAFFLSEVPTGRVLMNRFARDSRKWNVRVLLSSQIPADFLKIQGFVALLDSVFVGRLDDDDAQADALRLLKVPVGVGYEQVVAALGRRPGAQRGLERDMEPRQFIFGDGAGGVERIRVDFSGPHLDSLRAAMDTTPGSPDARGKAGKELVAPREDEPKPHVPAPPEDDELEHDFELQAELEVGLADEQLLGSPDPLASETGEVEGAVRNGRQEDRHARAGGKGGGTGRDAA
- a CDS encoding C40 family peptidase encodes the protein MKLAILVSVVIAAVFATVLTTNVVQKAVTDQQQAAAGGVALTSCDAAIGPTQPGQPEQGGADAAELDQESRGTVSLIIAIGKQRSLSPRAWQVAIQAGMTESRLHNVNYGDRDSLGIFQMRPSMNWGTPAQVTDPNYAINKFFDVLLGVPDWENLRPGDAAQRVERSGFPDRYHRWEAMAATLVQNMGQVADVVGCGQGMGAALPPSQAAAQAIKFALGEQGKPYVWGATGPDSYDCSGLMLRAYESAGVILPRVSKDQYKAGAMLPVREAQPGDLIFLATDPADPTTIHHVAMYLGDGKIVEAQQTGVPVHVRPFSFDEHEVVPQAVRPGV